GACACCTCGCTCGCCTTCAGCATCTCCTGCTCCAGGCTGACGCTGCTGGAGGTCTCGAGCACGTCCCAGCCGGACTTGTCGGGGCGGACCGACACCCCGAGGCCCGGGGCGTTGAGATGGGCCTGCGCGGTCTGCGCCATGTCAGTGCCGCCGGCGCGGGCCAGCACCTGGGCGAAGGGCACGACGTCCCGGGCCTGGTAGCCCTGGGTGTTGGCGTTGGCCACGTTGCCGGCGATCGTCGACTGGCGCACCGACAGGTAGCCGGTATGCATCGAGGCGAGATCGAACAGGTAGAGCCCCGTCACGCGATTCCCCCCATGCCTGCCACTCCTTGAGTCCTGTGCCGAAACGACCCGACGCCCGGGCCCTGCCGCGTAACCGAGGATTTAGAAGCGCTACCTTGCCCGAGGCTGGCGGAGCTTGCGGGGCTCGCCGGGCGCCTGTCCGATCGGGGCTGTCAGGGGAAAGGAGAGCGCGGGCCTTCTCGTTCGAGAGGTTTCCACGGGTCGTTCTGCACCCGACGAGGATGCAAGCAGCACCGTCGCACCCGCGCCTTGACAGGAGCGGCCACTCACCGGCACTGGCGCTGGGTACCCGTCCGCCTCCCATCTCCACGCGATGTTTCCGGCCATGCTCCCGGCCCTGCTGCCCTCCGCGCCGGTCTTCCTCCCGGTCCAGGCCCGCTACGCGGGCGGGGCGGGGCCGGGCGCGCGCGAGGGCGAGCACGCGATCACCGCCAACAACCGCTGGTCCCGGGTGCAGCTGACCTTCCGCCACCTGCCGGCGGGGGCCTGGTGCTGCCTGGAGGCCCGCCTCGCCTGGGCGGCCGAGGAGGAGGGGGGCCAGGCCCTCGACTTCGCCCTCGCGGGCTTCGACTTCCTGGCCGCCGACGGGTCGAGCCTCGATCTCGACGCCGTGCCGGGCCTCGCCCGCACCCTGCTCGATCCGCACAGCGCCTGGATCGCCGGGCCGGCCTGCCAGCCCGCCGGGACCGAGCTCGTCCGGATGGCCCCGGTGCGGCTGGCCTTCGGG
This is a stretch of genomic DNA from Methylobacterium sp. 17Sr1-1. It encodes these proteins:
- a CDS encoding flagellar basal body protein, whose protein sequence is MTGLYLFDLASMHTGYLSVRQSTIAGNVANANTQGYQARDVVPFAQVLARAGGTDMAQTAQAHLNAPGLGVSVRPDKSGWDVLETSSSVSLEQEMLKASEVSRQHNLDVGVVRSFHRMLMSAVRSGS